From the genome of Phaenicophaeus curvirostris isolate KB17595 chromosome 6, BPBGC_Pcur_1.0, whole genome shotgun sequence, one region includes:
- the ASB4 gene encoding ankyrin repeat and SOCS box protein 4 isoform X1 has translation MDLEETYKEGENMEGKMTRAVAAKLVKRNFLEALKSNDFETLEELLNQKKIDVDTVFEVEDENLILASYKQGYWLPSYKLKISWATGLHLAVMYGHLESLSVLLNHKATINCRPNGKAAIHIACEMANVECLKILCNHGAKLNCFSMSGQAPLHFCTTRTSMPCAQQLIWRGANVNIKTNNQDEETPLHTVARLGVPELVAFYVEQGAHVDALNAYMETPLACAAYWALHYKDQIYSPDHHLICRMLLDYKAEVNARDEDFKTPLHKAAWNCDHVLLHMLLEAGAEANIMDVNGCAPLQYIIKVTSVRPAAQPDICYQLLLNHGAARIYPLQFHKVLQACHSHPRAVEVVVNTYQHIKSTSKWKAAIPDDVFERHQDFYDSLFTVCSNSPRSLMHLCRCAIRAILSERCHRGVPLLSIPLSMKKYLLLQPEGIIY, from the exons ATGGATCTGGAAGAGACATACAAAGAAGGAGAGAATATGGAGGGGAAAATGACTCGAGCTGTAGCTGCCAAGTTGGTGAAAAGGAATTTTCTTGAAGCTCTGAAGTCCAATGACtttgaaacactggaagagcTATTGaaccaaaagaaaatagatGTGGACACCGTGTTCGAAGTGGAAGATGAAAATCTGATTCTGGCATCCTACAAACAAG GGTACTGGCTGCCTAgctacaaattaaaaatatcctgGGCAACTGGACTTCATCTAGCTGTTATGTATGGACATCTGGAGAGTCTTTCAGTCTTGCTCAATCACAAGGCTACTATCAACTGTCGGCCCAATGGAAAAGCAGCAATCCATATAGCATGTGAAATGGCAAATGTTGAGTGCCTAAAGATCCTTTGTAACCATGGAGCCAAGCTGAACTGCTTTTCAATGAGTGGGCAAGCACCTTTGCACTTCTGCACGACACGAACCTCCATGCCTTGTGCCCAGCAGCTGATTTGGAGAG GAGCAAATGTGaacataaaaacaaacaaccaagaCGAAGAGACTCCTCTGCACACCGTTGCACGTTTGGGTGTCCCTGAGCTTGTGGCCTTTTATGTGGAACAAGGAGCACACGTTGATGCTCTCAATGCCTACATGGAGACTCCCCTGGCCTGTGCAGCTTATTGGGCCCTCCACTATAAGGATCAGATATACAGCCCAGATCACCACCTCATCTGTCGGATGCTCTTAGACTATAAAGCCGAAGTGAATGCACGTGATGAGGATTTCAAAACACCTCTCCACAAAGCTGCATGGAACTGTGATCATGTCCTGCTGCACATGCTGCTGGAGGCAGGAGCAGAAGCAAACATCATGGATGTCAATGGCTGTGCACCCCTACAGTACATCATAAAAGTGACGTCTGTGCGACCGGCTGCCCAGCCTGACATCTGCTACCAGCTGCTACTGAACCACGGAGCAGCTAGGATATATCCACTGCAGTTCCACAAG GTGCTACAAGCCTGTCATTCCCACCCCAGAGCTGTGGAGGTTGTTGTCAATACCTATCAACACATCAAATCAACATCTAAGTGGAAAGCAGCCATACCTGATGATGTCTTCGAG cgGCACCAGGATTTCTATGACTCTTTGTTCACTGTGTGCAGCAATTCACCCCGCTCACTCATGCATTTATGCAGATGTGCTATTCGAGCGATACTGTCAGAAAGGTGCCACCGAGGTGTCCCCTTGCTATCCATCCCCCTGTCCATGAAGAAGTACTTGCTGCTGCAACCAGAAGGAATCATCTACTGA
- the ASB4 gene encoding ankyrin repeat and SOCS box protein 4 isoform X2 — translation MDLEETYKEGENMEGKMTRAVAAKLVKRNFLEALKSNDFETLEELLNQKKIDVDTVFEVEDENLILASYKQGYWLPSYKLKISWATGLHLAVMYGHLESLSVLLNHKATINCRPNGKAAIHIACEMANVECLKILCNHGAKLNCFSMSGQAPLHFCTTRTSMPCAQQLIWRGANVNIKTNNQDEETPLHTVARLGVPELVAFYVEQGAHVDALNAYMETPLACAAYWALHYKDQIYSPDHHLICRMLLDYKAEVNARDEDFKTPLHKAAWNCDHVLLHMLLEAGAEANIMDVNGCAPLQYIIKVTSVRPAAQPDICYQLLLNHGAARIYPLQFHKVLQACHSHPRAVEVVVNTYQHIKSTSKWKAAIPDDVFELQQIGWLQVERIRDQVVTPMLYKNNEPRTA, via the exons ATGGATCTGGAAGAGACATACAAAGAAGGAGAGAATATGGAGGGGAAAATGACTCGAGCTGTAGCTGCCAAGTTGGTGAAAAGGAATTTTCTTGAAGCTCTGAAGTCCAATGACtttgaaacactggaagagcTATTGaaccaaaagaaaatagatGTGGACACCGTGTTCGAAGTGGAAGATGAAAATCTGATTCTGGCATCCTACAAACAAG GGTACTGGCTGCCTAgctacaaattaaaaatatcctgGGCAACTGGACTTCATCTAGCTGTTATGTATGGACATCTGGAGAGTCTTTCAGTCTTGCTCAATCACAAGGCTACTATCAACTGTCGGCCCAATGGAAAAGCAGCAATCCATATAGCATGTGAAATGGCAAATGTTGAGTGCCTAAAGATCCTTTGTAACCATGGAGCCAAGCTGAACTGCTTTTCAATGAGTGGGCAAGCACCTTTGCACTTCTGCACGACACGAACCTCCATGCCTTGTGCCCAGCAGCTGATTTGGAGAG GAGCAAATGTGaacataaaaacaaacaaccaagaCGAAGAGACTCCTCTGCACACCGTTGCACGTTTGGGTGTCCCTGAGCTTGTGGCCTTTTATGTGGAACAAGGAGCACACGTTGATGCTCTCAATGCCTACATGGAGACTCCCCTGGCCTGTGCAGCTTATTGGGCCCTCCACTATAAGGATCAGATATACAGCCCAGATCACCACCTCATCTGTCGGATGCTCTTAGACTATAAAGCCGAAGTGAATGCACGTGATGAGGATTTCAAAACACCTCTCCACAAAGCTGCATGGAACTGTGATCATGTCCTGCTGCACATGCTGCTGGAGGCAGGAGCAGAAGCAAACATCATGGATGTCAATGGCTGTGCACCCCTACAGTACATCATAAAAGTGACGTCTGTGCGACCGGCTGCCCAGCCTGACATCTGCTACCAGCTGCTACTGAACCACGGAGCAGCTAGGATATATCCACTGCAGTTCCACAAG GTGCTACAAGCCTGTCATTCCCACCCCAGAGCTGTGGAGGTTGTTGTCAATACCTATCAACACATCAAATCAACATCTAAGTGGAAAGCAGCCATACCTGATGATGTCTTCGAG CTGCAACAGATTGGATGGCTGCAGGTGGAAAGGATAAGAGACCAAGTTGTCACCCCTATGCT GTACAAGAACAATGAGCCCAGAACAGCATAG
- the ASB4 gene encoding ankyrin repeat and SOCS box protein 4 isoform X3: MDLEETYKEGENMEGKMTRAVAAKLVKRNFLEALKSNDFETLEELLNQKKIDVDTVFEVEDENLILASYKQGYWLPSYKLKISWATGLHLAVMYGHLESLSVLLNHKATINCRPNGKAAIHIACEMANVECLKILCNHGAKLNCFSMSGQAPLHFCTTRTSMPCAQQLIWRGANVNIKTNNQDEETPLHTVARLGVPELVAFYVEQGAHVDALNAYMETPLACAAYWALHYKDQIYSPDHHLICRMLLDYKAEVNARDEDFKTPLHKAAWNCDHVLLHMLLEAGAEANIMDVNGCAPLQYIIKVTSVRPAAQPDICYQLLLNHGAARIYPLQFHKVLQACHSHPRAVEVVVNTYQHIKSTSKWKAAIPDDVFELQQIGWLQVERIRDQVVTPMLCVT, encoded by the exons ATGGATCTGGAAGAGACATACAAAGAAGGAGAGAATATGGAGGGGAAAATGACTCGAGCTGTAGCTGCCAAGTTGGTGAAAAGGAATTTTCTTGAAGCTCTGAAGTCCAATGACtttgaaacactggaagagcTATTGaaccaaaagaaaatagatGTGGACACCGTGTTCGAAGTGGAAGATGAAAATCTGATTCTGGCATCCTACAAACAAG GGTACTGGCTGCCTAgctacaaattaaaaatatcctgGGCAACTGGACTTCATCTAGCTGTTATGTATGGACATCTGGAGAGTCTTTCAGTCTTGCTCAATCACAAGGCTACTATCAACTGTCGGCCCAATGGAAAAGCAGCAATCCATATAGCATGTGAAATGGCAAATGTTGAGTGCCTAAAGATCCTTTGTAACCATGGAGCCAAGCTGAACTGCTTTTCAATGAGTGGGCAAGCACCTTTGCACTTCTGCACGACACGAACCTCCATGCCTTGTGCCCAGCAGCTGATTTGGAGAG GAGCAAATGTGaacataaaaacaaacaaccaagaCGAAGAGACTCCTCTGCACACCGTTGCACGTTTGGGTGTCCCTGAGCTTGTGGCCTTTTATGTGGAACAAGGAGCACACGTTGATGCTCTCAATGCCTACATGGAGACTCCCCTGGCCTGTGCAGCTTATTGGGCCCTCCACTATAAGGATCAGATATACAGCCCAGATCACCACCTCATCTGTCGGATGCTCTTAGACTATAAAGCCGAAGTGAATGCACGTGATGAGGATTTCAAAACACCTCTCCACAAAGCTGCATGGAACTGTGATCATGTCCTGCTGCACATGCTGCTGGAGGCAGGAGCAGAAGCAAACATCATGGATGTCAATGGCTGTGCACCCCTACAGTACATCATAAAAGTGACGTCTGTGCGACCGGCTGCCCAGCCTGACATCTGCTACCAGCTGCTACTGAACCACGGAGCAGCTAGGATATATCCACTGCAGTTCCACAAG GTGCTACAAGCCTGTCATTCCCACCCCAGAGCTGTGGAGGTTGTTGTCAATACCTATCAACACATCAAATCAACATCTAAGTGGAAAGCAGCCATACCTGATGATGTCTTCGAG CTGCAACAGATTGGATGGCTGCAGGTGGAAAGGATAAGAGACCAAGTTGTCACCCCTATGCT